A region from the Arthrobacter roseus genome encodes:
- a CDS encoding FtsK/SpoIIIE domain-containing protein, whose amino-acid sequence MTLHFTLVMLGSDANELVANTTSVNSGDALAASLAELYGPGSYTVGGKLLAGLVPGQWPLVNGCIVVRGDSRPRNRQPPSLVLAVNTGPDAGQVFPLLRGDYEIGRTGCPISINDPELSRKHAVLTVSDHHISLRDHGSVNGTWVDGSRIDHVKVDADSLIRLGSSRCSIVPASSWQRAPVGEDVNEPLIVDSPPPPEKNRMVWVTALLPLVLGVVLAVTTQMWFFLAFSGLSAVTGLVPLLSGRRKRRAFTAAVDSARLQDEKRRRRAAPDPAILHLAVQHGRLELSNSAAQLRLGLADQPANLQVKPAQQGWAPPVLADVPALVDISRPNRIVIKGSQDAASALVRSLVLQLSVYDVEMISYGHAEDIPAGLRFLPASTIVSDPADLLNALSRSLAPVVILWRHAAELSSALEASGKSIFWIHGEDIDASHVITTTFHGGSICNRQGHTTPFTPDLIGTRTFEAMARAIASVYLHDDNSGSGPVPDTVRFDSITPVTAAGIKVAWDSGKRGLRAPLGSAESVLEFDLASQGPHLLVAGTTGAGKSELLRALVLGIATQHSPSTVNFLYIDFKGGSGLGPLDSLPHSVGMLTDLSAENVARALVSLKAEVKRREHLFAHFKVSDIGDYALHRRVTDPLLPRLVIVVDEFRMLTEEVPTAVKDLMRIATLGRSLGVHLIMATQRPQGAITPDIRANITASIALRVQSAADSQDVLNSAVAASIPVALPGRAFIKVGNEAPIEFQAASTLGSADPTTVLKPVTDFAGFLHARSTAVGTDNTLTQLDAALAAISVAADGWQAPWRPIQPALPSAVPVPSTTVAIDPEKQTENMPIFAGILDIPDEQRQCTLEWDPETDSHLALVGISGSGNDDAMRGLVIGIVRCRPKTHVYILDGDSLMAGAAELRQVGAYIRGHEVKRAARTLKKLSAIISDRLADHSVNDALPAPVAVVVTGWGRWVSVLRSSRWAWAEDCLGDIVRDGEKAGVTVLINGDRDLLASRFFTLVTNRVFLPSGSSTEAQMMWPKRPEMDLVPGRAFVQGRISTPAGAVAQTCAVDSSDFTYRVSRLPTDSSIRPPRVEPLPRAVATDSLDPTVQNGQSARIPIGLGGDELETVRMTVSPRGVTAILGGPGTGKTNFLNLLRTNMPDQWTLLSPHDEQDPVRYWSTIDAQAIKDLSSTHGTLALVDDADRMPPEVHQKLGQLHQGGVSVVFTAMPSPTLISKIPLAMEARSSGTGIVLCARQSSDADFFGIRLELEGRLPSGRAHVIVSGEVEEAQLALAP is encoded by the coding sequence ATGACATTACACTTCACTCTGGTCATGTTGGGATCCGATGCAAACGAGCTGGTAGCGAACACGACGTCGGTAAACTCCGGAGATGCTCTCGCCGCTTCTCTTGCTGAGTTGTACGGGCCAGGCAGTTACACCGTGGGAGGAAAACTGTTAGCCGGGCTGGTTCCTGGGCAATGGCCCCTGGTCAATGGTTGCATTGTGGTGCGTGGAGACTCGCGGCCACGGAACCGCCAACCACCGTCATTAGTGTTGGCGGTCAATACCGGACCGGATGCCGGTCAAGTGTTTCCTCTGTTGAGGGGCGACTACGAAATCGGGCGCACTGGCTGTCCCATTTCCATCAACGATCCTGAACTTTCCCGCAAACATGCCGTCCTGACTGTATCCGACCACCACATTTCCCTCCGAGACCACGGTTCGGTCAACGGCACCTGGGTGGATGGCAGCAGAATCGACCACGTGAAAGTGGATGCCGACTCGTTGATCCGCCTGGGATCCAGCCGATGCAGCATCGTTCCCGCGTCCTCATGGCAGCGCGCTCCTGTAGGCGAGGACGTCAACGAACCGCTGATTGTAGACTCCCCTCCCCCACCGGAGAAAAATCGCATGGTATGGGTCACCGCTCTGCTACCTCTGGTCCTGGGAGTGGTCCTGGCAGTGACAACACAGATGTGGTTCTTTCTCGCGTTTAGCGGTCTGTCCGCTGTTACTGGCCTCGTGCCGCTGTTATCCGGGCGCCGCAAACGTCGAGCTTTTACGGCGGCTGTTGATAGTGCCCGTCTCCAGGATGAGAAAAGACGACGCCGGGCAGCACCCGACCCTGCGATTCTCCATCTTGCGGTGCAACATGGCCGGCTTGAGCTCTCCAACTCTGCTGCCCAGCTGCGCCTGGGATTGGCCGATCAACCGGCAAATCTGCAGGTCAAGCCAGCCCAACAAGGGTGGGCGCCGCCAGTGCTGGCAGACGTACCTGCTCTGGTCGATATCAGCCGCCCGAACCGCATCGTCATCAAAGGGTCCCAGGACGCAGCTTCTGCGTTAGTCCGCTCCCTCGTGCTCCAGCTGTCCGTCTATGACGTGGAAATGATTTCGTATGGACACGCAGAAGACATTCCAGCCGGTCTGCGTTTCCTACCTGCGTCCACGATTGTTTCCGATCCAGCGGATCTCCTGAACGCGCTCTCACGAAGTCTCGCACCCGTCGTCATTCTTTGGCGCCACGCCGCTGAGCTAAGCAGTGCCCTGGAAGCATCCGGAAAGAGCATCTTCTGGATCCATGGCGAGGACATCGACGCCTCGCATGTGATTACCACGACTTTCCATGGTGGCAGTATCTGCAACCGTCAGGGACACACCACACCGTTCACGCCTGATCTCATCGGTACGCGTACCTTCGAAGCCATGGCAAGGGCCATCGCGTCCGTTTATCTGCACGATGACAACTCGGGATCCGGCCCTGTGCCCGACACCGTTAGATTCGACTCCATCACTCCGGTAACCGCAGCCGGCATCAAAGTGGCATGGGACAGTGGAAAGCGTGGTTTGCGCGCCCCGCTGGGCAGCGCTGAGTCTGTCCTTGAGTTTGATCTTGCTTCCCAGGGACCCCATCTGCTGGTGGCGGGAACCACTGGTGCGGGAAAGTCCGAGCTACTACGCGCACTGGTCCTTGGCATAGCTACCCAGCATTCGCCGTCGACCGTAAACTTCCTGTACATAGATTTCAAGGGCGGTTCTGGCCTTGGCCCTCTCGATTCTCTGCCCCATTCCGTGGGAATGTTGACCGACCTATCCGCTGAAAACGTAGCCCGGGCACTCGTCTCCCTCAAAGCCGAGGTCAAACGTCGGGAACACCTCTTTGCCCACTTCAAAGTCTCCGATATAGGCGACTACGCGCTTCATCGACGCGTGACAGACCCACTTTTACCGCGGCTAGTCATCGTAGTGGATGAGTTCAGAATGCTGACGGAAGAGGTGCCAACAGCTGTCAAGGATCTGATGCGAATAGCGACGCTCGGCCGGTCCCTGGGCGTACACCTCATCATGGCCACGCAACGCCCCCAAGGGGCAATCACACCAGACATCAGAGCGAACATCACCGCGAGCATCGCACTGCGCGTGCAGTCGGCGGCAGACTCTCAAGACGTACTGAACAGCGCCGTCGCAGCCTCGATTCCCGTGGCACTGCCTGGACGGGCGTTTATCAAAGTCGGGAACGAGGCCCCCATAGAATTTCAGGCCGCGTCGACACTCGGGAGCGCAGACCCCACCACCGTCCTTAAACCTGTCACGGACTTCGCCGGTTTTCTCCACGCTCGCTCCACAGCAGTCGGAACCGACAACACGTTGACTCAGCTGGATGCCGCCCTGGCAGCCATATCTGTCGCTGCTGATGGCTGGCAGGCTCCTTGGAGGCCAATACAGCCTGCTCTTCCTTCGGCGGTGCCAGTGCCGAGCACCACAGTCGCTATAGACCCTGAAAAACAAACGGAAAATATGCCCATTTTCGCGGGGATACTGGATATTCCGGATGAACAACGTCAATGCACCCTTGAATGGGATCCCGAAACTGACTCCCACCTTGCATTGGTCGGGATTTCCGGGAGCGGGAATGACGATGCGATGCGCGGCCTCGTCATCGGTATTGTTCGTTGTCGACCCAAAACACACGTCTATATCCTTGACGGAGACAGCTTGATGGCAGGTGCGGCGGAGCTGCGGCAAGTCGGAGCCTACATACGGGGCCACGAGGTCAAAAGAGCCGCGAGAACCCTGAAGAAGTTGTCCGCAATTATCTCGGATCGGCTCGCAGACCATTCCGTAAACGACGCGCTGCCTGCTCCTGTGGCGGTCGTGGTCACCGGCTGGGGCCGATGGGTATCAGTCCTGAGAAGCAGCAGGTGGGCGTGGGCCGAAGATTGCCTGGGAGATATTGTCCGTGACGGTGAAAAAGCCGGAGTTACAGTCCTCATCAACGGCGACAGGGATCTACTGGCCTCACGTTTCTTTACGCTCGTGACCAACCGTGTCTTCCTGCCTAGTGGATCCAGCACCGAGGCGCAGATGATGTGGCCCAAGCGTCCGGAGATGGATCTTGTGCCCGGTCGAGCCTTCGTCCAGGGCCGAATCTCGACGCCAGCTGGGGCAGTCGCGCAAACGTGCGCCGTCGATTCCTCCGATTTCACGTACCGTGTCAGCCGGCTCCCAACCGATTCTTCTATTCGCCCGCCCCGGGTTGAGCCACTGCCGAGGGCAGTGGCAACAGACTCCTTGGACCCGACAGTGCAGAATGGACAATCGGCTCGTATTCCCATTGGTCTTGGCGGCGACGAATTAGAGACCGTGAGAATGACCGTCAGCCCACGCGGAGTGACTGCGATACTCGGTGGGCCGGGTACTGGAAAAACAAACTTTCTGAACCTGCTCAGGACAAACATGCCCGATCAGTGGACTCTGCTTTCGCCGCATGACGAACAAGACCCCGTCCGGTACTGGTCAACGATTGACGCGCAGGCGATCAAAGACTTGTCATCGACACACGGAACTTTAGCCCTGGTCGACGATGCTGACCGAATGCCCCCAGAAGTGCACCAAAAGCTCGGCCAGCTTCACCAGGGCGGGGTGAGCGTTGTCTTCACAGCAATGCCCTCGCCAACGTTGATCTCCAAAATACCGTTGGCTATGGAAGCCCGCTCATCAGGAACGGGCATCGTTTTGTGCGCCAGGCAGTCCTCAGATGCTGACTTCTTCGGTATTAGGCTAGAGCTCGAAGGCCGTCTACCCTCGGGCAGAGCCCATGTGATCGTCTCGGGAGAGGTCGAAGAAGCTCAACTCGCTTTGGCTCCTTAG
- a CDS encoding WhiB family transcriptional regulator encodes MDWRSKAACLDKDPELFFPVGNTGPALLQIEEAKSVCRRCPVIDTCLQWAIESGQDAGVWGGMSEDERRALKRRAARARRAS; translated from the coding sequence ATGGATTGGCGTAGCAAAGCAGCCTGCTTGGACAAGGATCCCGAGTTATTCTTTCCGGTCGGAAACACCGGCCCCGCACTGCTCCAGATCGAGGAGGCCAAGAGCGTCTGTCGGCGTTGCCCCGTCATCGACACATGCCTGCAGTGGGCCATCGAATCAGGCCAGGATGCCGGCGTTTGGGGTGGCATGAGCGAAGATGAGCGCCGTGCGCTGAAGCGCCGAGCTGCCCGTGCCCGCCGGGCCTCATAA